From a single Bacillus gobiensis genomic region:
- a CDS encoding reverse transcriptase domain-containing protein gives MNKQKYRVKGYTHLDNKKSIEKVKNNIQNPRWIAKHGFYPFIHFKIKFHKYNRKLKKPKEKIRKIFYASHIDSFIYKYYGDKLNNHYNSVVEELGINDVAIAYRNNLSGKSNINFAKEVIDFIKAQQNAYIFVADFTNFFDTLDHRYLKEKIRYTLKKETLPDDYYNVFKNITRFSYFIKDTIESDLKIKYTESEIKNKYKYFTEEEFRAFKHKNIYKNSKSFGIPQGAGISSVCSNIYLLDFDEKIKKYVDERNGLYRRYCDDLIIVIPHGGDAQLYNFQIHQQFVENVKKQVPNLEIQPEKTGNYFYTNNKIMDLEFNETKLDYLGFSFNGEEVRIREKSLFKYYTRTYRKIRICNRKSKEFARKSYRRELYKNYSHLGKNKKGHGNFLSYVSRAQKIFDEKSSTENLMETQVKNHWKNIEYRLEDPKL, from the coding sequence ATGAATAAGCAAAAATATAGAGTTAAGGGATATACACATCTAGATAATAAAAAATCTATCGAAAAAGTTAAGAATAATATACAAAATCCCAGATGGATTGCTAAACATGGATTTTATCCATTTATACATTTTAAAATTAAGTTTCACAAGTATAATAGAAAGCTTAAAAAGCCGAAAGAAAAAATCCGAAAAATATTTTATGCTTCTCATATCGATAGCTTTATTTATAAGTATTATGGTGACAAATTAAATAATCACTATAATTCTGTTGTTGAAGAATTAGGTATTAATGATGTTGCTATTGCTTATAGAAATAACTTATCCGGGAAAAGTAATATTAATTTTGCTAAAGAAGTTATTGATTTTATCAAAGCACAACAAAATGCATATATCTTTGTTGCAGATTTTACTAATTTCTTTGATACTTTGGACCATAGGTATCTAAAAGAGAAAATCCGCTATACCCTAAAAAAGGAAACCTTACCTGATGACTATTATAATGTCTTTAAAAATATAACGAGATTCAGTTATTTTATAAAAGATACAATAGAATCTGACTTGAAAATCAAATATACTGAAAGTGAAATAAAAAATAAATATAAGTATTTTACCGAAGAAGAGTTTAGAGCTTTTAAGCATAAAAATATATATAAGAATTCTAAGAGTTTTGGAATTCCTCAAGGAGCTGGAATTAGTTCGGTCTGTTCAAATATTTATCTCTTAGATTTTGATGAAAAAATAAAGAAGTATGTAGATGAGCGAAATGGATTATATAGAAGATATTGTGATGATTTAATTATAGTAATTCCTCATGGGGGAGACGCCCAGCTCTATAATTTTCAAATTCATCAACAATTTGTGGAAAATGTAAAAAAGCAGGTTCCAAATTTAGAGATTCAACCTGAAAAGACTGGAAATTACTTTTACACTAATAATAAAATAATGGACTTAGAATTTAATGAAACAAAATTAGATTATCTAGGGTTTAGCTTTAATGGCGAGGAGGTTCGAATCAGAGAAAAAAGTCTTTTTAAATATTATACGAGAACATATCGAAAAATAAGGATATGTAATCGTAAGTCAAAAGAGTTCGCTCGTAAATCCTATAGAAGAGAGTTATATAAAAATTATTCACACTTGGGTAAAAATAAGAAGGGACATGGAAATTTCCTGAGCTATGTCTCAAGAGCACAGAAAATATTTGATGAAAAATCTAGTACTGAAAACCTTATGGAAACTCAAGTGAAAAATCATTGGAAAAATATTGAATATCGATTAGAAGACCCAAAATTATAA
- a CDS encoding MarR family winged helix-turn-helix transcriptional regulator, producing MNEEELLLTQCLFFTANRFARNITKLAEKTFDFSNLAPSYLYMIMIVKFHPQITQKEICEKMSIAPSTSTRFIDKLEKQKLVSRKMCGKQSYISLTEEGEKVYEQFRISLNELYADYSKSLGKEFSLELSKMLNDACIKLEKKS from the coding sequence TTGAACGAAGAAGAACTATTACTAACTCAATGCTTATTTTTTACCGCTAACCGATTTGCGCGAAATATTACAAAGCTGGCGGAAAAAACATTTGATTTCAGTAACCTTGCACCTTCTTATCTTTATATGATCATGATTGTTAAGTTCCACCCGCAAATTACCCAAAAAGAAATTTGCGAAAAAATGTCAATCGCTCCTTCTACAAGTACGAGATTCATCGATAAGCTTGAAAAACAAAAGCTTGTGTCCAGAAAAATGTGCGGCAAGCAATCCTACATCTCTTTAACAGAAGAAGGCGAAAAAGTTTACGAGCAGTTTCGAATTTCTTTAAATGAATTGTATGCAGACTACTCGAAATCGTTAGGGAAAGAATTTAGTCTTGAATTAAGTAAAATGCTGAACGATGCATGCATTAAATTAGAAAAGAAAAGTTAA
- a CDS encoding NAD(P)H-dependent oxidoreductase: MKTLVIVAHPNLANSVINKALMERLQQEQDITVHDLYAQYPDKRIDVEREQKLLLDHERIVFQFPLYWYSSPSLLKEWQDVVLTYGWAYGSEGTKLRGKEFSLAISIGSPEEAYQAGGSNHFSMSEITKPFQAMANFTGMHFLPMYLTHGANTITTEQVNESAEALVQHLKSSF, from the coding sequence ATGAAAACATTAGTCATTGTCGCTCATCCGAATTTAGCAAATTCAGTCATAAACAAGGCTTTGATGGAAAGATTACAGCAGGAACAAGATATTACCGTCCATGACTTATACGCACAATATCCTGATAAACGAATCGATGTCGAACGCGAACAAAAGCTATTATTGGATCATGAAAGAATTGTATTCCAGTTCCCGCTTTATTGGTACAGCAGTCCATCATTATTAAAAGAGTGGCAGGATGTTGTCCTTACATACGGATGGGCATATGGATCAGAGGGGACAAAATTGCGAGGAAAAGAATTTAGTTTAGCGATTTCTATAGGCTCACCAGAGGAAGCCTATCAAGCAGGCGGCTCTAATCACTTCAGTATGAGTGAAATAACAAAGCCATTTCAAGCAATGGCCAACTTTACAGGCATGCATTTTCTGCCAATGTACTTAACTCATGGAGCTAACACTATTACAACAGAGCAAGTGAATGAAAGTGCAGAAGCGTTGGTACAGCATCTTAAGTCTTCTTTTTAA
- a CDS encoding DUF2306 domain-containing protein, which produces MKLKKSWWLLVIVSLGVIVPFAAPYLTFDPDNSRIRMTSTTIQFPLLVAHIIFACVALISGFFQFIDRIRMKNPKVHRYLGRIYVISVFISGVLALATIYYIENFSKATSFLVLSLIWLFTCWKGYRTAVRKDFASIANG; this is translated from the coding sequence TTGAAACTTAAAAAAAGCTGGTGGTTATTAGTCATTGTATCTTTGGGAGTAATCGTTCCTTTTGCAGCACCATATTTAACATTCGATCCTGACAATAGCCGCATACGCATGACATCGACAACCATCCAATTTCCCCTATTAGTTGCTCATATTATATTTGCATGTGTTGCCCTAATATCAGGTTTTTTTCAATTCATAGATCGTATTCGAATGAAGAACCCCAAAGTTCATCGCTATCTAGGAAGGATATATGTGATCAGTGTCTTTATAAGCGGAGTACTTGCATTGGCGACTATTTACTATATTGAAAACTTTTCGAAAGCAACTTCTTTCCTTGTTTTATCGCTAATATGGTTATTTACTTGCTGGAAAGGGTATCGTACCGCTGTAAGAAAAGACTTTGCGAGCATCGCAAATGGATGA
- a CDS encoding esterase/lipase family protein produces MVKMKKVLIVLVALFFFVPAISKAGSIGGSELQGTPGQWYVGATPANVAPSNRPVLFVHGLNSSSDTWHLDNDMYNTAYQNGYETAFIDLYPTKNMWDNGYLLKQKLEEMYHHFGEKVVVVAHSKGGIDTQVALIHNGAYPYVERVITLSTPHHGSQLADLAYSSWAGWLADLLGSKNDGTYSMQTGYMEYFRSLTDNHPYVNKAPIYTFGGTEWGSFGSSMYWGGLYLRAYGSNDGVVTVNSSRLPYATEIKVGSWDHSTIRVGSSTFQLFKNYLNETQYSSASFQAQSLENSAPADNQAGNYTRGGEYEGTKNEDIYVEKGVKEINIDWASDQSGTELTLISPNNKTYTAFTTTKESDNLKGSYHHSIKIENPEEGKWVIQANSDQKEHYLLNASFVSPLNDLLSTTLANGDLKVNLKDQKLKVKTDMTIEYYNKNGKLKQRKVKGQKKNNETFKLPNIGEGVYNMTIDIDGSLDKEKFQRTIIKSVYIDDKGKLYYQ; encoded by the coding sequence ATGGTAAAGATGAAAAAGGTGTTGATTGTTCTTGTCGCTTTGTTCTTTTTCGTTCCGGCAATCAGTAAGGCAGGATCTATCGGAGGTAGTGAGCTACAAGGAACCCCAGGTCAATGGTATGTTGGAGCGACTCCTGCGAATGTTGCGCCTTCCAATCGTCCGGTTCTATTTGTACATGGATTAAACAGCTCGTCTGACACTTGGCATCTGGATAACGACATGTATAATACCGCCTACCAAAACGGATATGAAACGGCATTCATCGATTTATATCCAACCAAAAACATGTGGGACAATGGGTATCTGCTAAAGCAGAAACTAGAGGAAATGTATCATCACTTCGGTGAAAAAGTGGTTGTAGTCGCTCATAGCAAAGGTGGAATTGATACTCAGGTCGCTCTTATTCATAATGGAGCATACCCTTATGTTGAGAGAGTGATTACACTATCTACCCCTCATCACGGCTCACAATTAGCTGATTTAGCTTATAGCAGCTGGGCCGGTTGGCTGGCTGACTTATTGGGGAGCAAAAATGATGGGACATATTCCATGCAAACAGGTTACATGGAGTATTTTCGCTCTTTAACAGACAATCATCCTTATGTGAATAAAGCTCCGATTTACACCTTTGGCGGGACCGAATGGGGAAGCTTCGGAAGCTCGATGTATTGGGGAGGTCTATATTTAAGAGCTTACGGCAGTAATGATGGTGTTGTGACTGTGAATAGTTCAAGACTTCCATATGCAACTGAGATTAAAGTAGGAAGTTGGGACCATTCCACAATTAGGGTAGGGTCATCTACCTTTCAGCTTTTTAAGAATTATTTGAATGAAACTCAGTATTCTTCTGCAAGCTTTCAAGCACAAAGCTTAGAAAACAGCGCACCTGCTGATAATCAGGCTGGCAATTACACCCGCGGGGGCGAGTACGAAGGAACGAAAAATGAGGATATTTATGTAGAAAAAGGAGTGAAAGAGATCAATATTGATTGGGCTAGTGATCAATCAGGAACAGAATTGACTCTTATCTCTCCTAACAATAAAACTTATACAGCTTTTACAACGACTAAAGAATCGGATAATTTAAAAGGGTCTTATCATCATTCAATTAAAATAGAAAATCCTGAGGAAGGGAAATGGGTGATACAAGCGAACTCTGATCAAAAAGAGCATTACTTGTTGAACGCATCCTTTGTCAGTCCATTAAACGATTTACTTAGTACAACTCTTGCAAACGGTGATCTGAAGGTGAACCTAAAGGATCAGAAGCTGAAGGTAAAAACAGATATGACGATTGAATACTATAATAAAAACGGAAAGCTCAAACAAAGAAAAGTAAAAGGACAGAAAAAAAATAACGAAACCTTTAAGCTGCCAAACATTGGTGAAGGTGTCTACAATATGACGATCGATATTGATGGAAGCTTAGATAAAGAGAAATTCCAAAGAACGATTATTAAGTCTGTTTATATCGATGATAAAGGGAAGCTTTATTACCAGTAA
- a CDS encoding Lrp/AsnC family transcriptional regulator: protein MDRIDSKILSLLHENARISAAEIGRTIAMTQPAVTERIHKLEEKGIIAGYRAVLSPKKLGKDVTAFVQFKTSNCLDFQEFCSQSPDVIELYRISGEYNFLMKITTASMESLTAFLDTCGPYGFSSTLIVLSEAIQNKSMIAEDGDYIQDT from the coding sequence ATGGACAGAATCGACAGTAAAATACTATCACTGCTACATGAGAACGCGCGAATTTCTGCTGCCGAAATCGGCCGGACGATCGCTATGACACAGCCGGCAGTTACCGAACGAATTCACAAGCTTGAGGAAAAGGGGATCATAGCAGGCTACAGGGCGGTCCTTTCGCCCAAGAAACTGGGTAAAGACGTCACGGCGTTCGTGCAGTTTAAAACGAGCAATTGTCTGGACTTCCAGGAATTCTGCTCGCAATCCCCAGATGTCATCGAATTGTACCGCATTAGCGGGGAGTATAATTTCTTGATGAAAATAACTACCGCATCGATGGAGTCGTTGACCGCTTTTCTCGATACGTGCGGCCCGTACGGTTTCTCTTCAACGCTTATCGTGCTTTCGGAAGCGATTCAGAATAAGAGTATGATTGCTGAGGATGGAGATTATATACAAGATACTTGA
- a CDS encoding oxidoreductase, with protein sequence MIKTNSLSLDTPLTIGGIKLRNRLIMAPMQQYKGSPEGYATEHHIQHYLSRANGIGLMIVESTAVSNNGRLWPNDIGIYSDRHTEALKRVTEAVHTRHTPIFVQLSHGGRKSAPEVTNRLIAPSAIPYDDSYGKPAELSISEIEGLIESYHLAARRSIEASFDGIEVHAAHGFLIHQFLSPISNHRSDAYGGTRHGRTKFLRDTLAAIRAETGSNYPVIVRISSTDYIDGGLNPQELGLILKPLETDGLLDAVDVSSGGLLPVQPADIHPGYQLPDAAAIKQHLNVPVIAVGKIYTRSFADRIIRDRLADAVAIGRPLLEDPDFAQKMIGRKE encoded by the coding sequence ATGATCAAGACAAATTCACTTTCCCTTGACACCCCTCTCACCATTGGTGGCATCAAGCTTCGTAACCGGTTAATTATGGCGCCTATGCAACAGTATAAAGGCTCGCCGGAAGGTTATGCTACAGAGCATCATATTCAGCATTACTTGAGCAGGGCGAACGGGATCGGTTTAATGATAGTGGAGTCGACGGCTGTGTCCAATAACGGCAGACTTTGGCCAAACGACATCGGCATTTATTCGGATCGACACACCGAAGCGTTGAAAAGAGTAACCGAAGCCGTTCATACCCGGCATACACCTATATTCGTTCAATTGTCTCACGGAGGAAGAAAATCGGCACCGGAAGTAACGAATCGTCTCATTGCTCCTAGCGCGATCCCCTATGACGATTCGTACGGAAAGCCTGCAGAATTGTCGATCTCCGAAATTGAGGGCCTCATTGAAAGTTATCACCTGGCCGCTAGACGCAGTATCGAGGCGAGCTTTGATGGGATTGAGGTACATGCGGCTCACGGATTTTTGATTCATCAGTTCCTGTCGCCGATCTCCAATCATCGCAGCGACGCATACGGCGGAACGCGTCACGGCAGGACGAAATTTTTGCGAGACACCCTTGCCGCAATACGCGCTGAAACCGGCAGCAATTATCCGGTGATCGTACGTATCTCCTCGACCGATTATATCGACGGCGGCCTAAATCCTCAGGAGCTGGGGCTGATACTCAAACCACTTGAAACTGACGGGCTTCTTGATGCGGTTGACGTATCATCTGGCGGTCTGCTGCCCGTCCAGCCTGCGGATATTCATCCAGGCTATCAACTGCCTGATGCAGCTGCAATTAAACAGCATCTTAACGTACCTGTTATCGCAGTCGGCAAAATCTATACCCGCAGCTTTGCAGACCGAATCATCAGGGACAGGCTAGCAGATGCCGTGGCTATCGGACGCCCACTGCTGGAAGACCCTGATTTTGCACAAAAAATGATTGGTCGAAAGGAGTAA